In a single window of the Drosophila albomicans strain 15112-1751.03 chromosome 3, ASM965048v2, whole genome shotgun sequence genome:
- the LOC117572300 gene encoding nucleolar protein dao-5 isoform X1, protein MAETADDNKLKEKLGATPPLPQPKTEETNSVAAEEERGEQEEAEAEKAGPAKSKHEDIKIPEDDKIDKLDELSSLEQEIAKMHNLQHDDDTETETDQLAKELAEQVKDAGDSAATENGNASNEAQLTDELVSRRRTPVNHNKDETASAATLKDVDLIALLKGTDQEQEQPTAAAAPAADQKSIELALAELDNVGVTIEGEGQYEIMEIDDGDNGSAASPVVLPAAVAAAAPKSAAKGKAKLSPEQARAVALEQMADLKAQTARRKEAAAKQQQQQQQQQPQQQPMDIVSSLNDDWNEYDSGSDNNSNSHSNANSNLTAASKRPIAKKASKASSESVGNAKALTKSPTQSALDKLKAATTVEPANNNSSPEATGYKRTRVIKRKIIWDPDMPDAQKSLAQYATTKAGGSNSASPTATATVTSERPTTPRASGQESMKRARPMTPKDVHKVAKRVATPAKLNESNVASTTTVNRRAQTPNGAASGSVVQVKKKKVSEIDRLMGDEGAANMMQAVEREQRELSGGESPNKPLMRKRSLTITGRQQQPPKANASELMSPTTPKKESPPKAYKRASTPAAAIDAVFKNNKAATPKPQPSDSWDYVYKQRASEESMIMRRRSNSSYSSNASASRLSLDNRPAAVANLSDDASDAPANDPAFKFLKPETKTNQRNDGSPPQTLANDLKQQQLPKESKASAKTELITLHKLEKVSQLIVNMQPSKTGYTYKLQLLQKLTEMLNKLAKSNDCNTVLLSVGQGQTFCQGIDCQELIASALDKRKSGANQLGLVLKTYLRTLLTFPKPLVAGVVGNLKNLGVMQLPLFDYVVSADDCSLETSYAKLGQLPEGYALWHNHPKVSSQVHNRLFLLGEQLQALELVTTVGGNSFIDKCCKARSVNDEALEVAKLISNSTAEHYRGLKKLNQTANAALLPSLDAEFKILTEQWASAQFQANCKRYVSDLNI, encoded by the exons ATGGCTGAAACAGCAGACGACAATAAATTGAAGGAAAAACTGGGCGCAACGCCGCCGTTGCCACAGCCGAAAACAGAAGAAACAAACAGCGTTGCGGCAGAAGAAGAACGAGGcgaacaagaagaagcagaagcagaaaaagCGGGCCCAGCGAAATCTAAACATGAGGATATCAAAATACCAGAGGATGATAAAATTGACAAACTGGATGAGTTGAGCTCATTGGAGCAGGAAATAGCCAAAATGCATAATTTACAGCACGACGAcgacacagagacagagacggatCAATTGGCTAAAGAGCTGGCGGAGCAGGTGAAAGATGCGGGCGACAGCGCCGCGACTGAAAATGGCAACGCCAGCAATGAGGCACAACTGACGGATGAGCTGGTGTCACGTCGTCGCACACCAGTCAATCACAATAAAGACGAGACGGCATCGGCAGCCACACTGAAGGATGTGGATCTAATAGCGCTGCTCAAGGGCACTGatcaggagcaggagcaaccaacagctgcagcggcaCCGGCAGCCGATCAAAAATCCATTGAACTGGCGCTGGCCGAGTTGGACAACGTAGGCGTGACCATTGAGGGCGAGGGTCAATACGAGATAATGGAAATTGATGATGGTGACAATGGCAGCGCTGCCAGTCCAGTTGTGTTGCcggcagcagttgctgctgccgctccCAAAAGTGCAGCCAAGGGTAAGGCGAAGCTATCTCCAGAACAAGCGCGTGCTGTGGCCCTCGAGCAAATGGCAGATTTAAAAGCGCAAACAGCGCGTCGCAAAGAAGCAGCtgccaagcaacagcagcagcagcaacaacagcagccgcagcagcagccgatgGATATTGTTAGCTCACTGAATGACGATTGGAACGAATAtgacagcggcagcgacaacaactcCAATTCCCACTCTAATGCTAATTCCAATTTGACAGCTGCGAGCAAAAGGCCAATCGCAAAGAAGGCAAGCAAAGCCAGCAGCGAATCTGTGGGCAATGCGAAGGCGCTGACCAAGTCACCCACGCAGAGCGCACTGGATAAGCTGAAGGCAGCGACGACAGTGGAGCCGGCGAATAACAACAGTAGCCCAGAAGCCACAG GCTATAAACGCACTCGGGTTATTAAACGGAAAATCATTTGGGATCCCGATATGCCAGATGCACAGAAATCCCTGGCGCAATATGCTACAACAAAGGCAGGCGGTTCAAACAGCGCCAGtccaacagccacagcaacagtgACAAGTGAGCGACCTACAACACCGCGTGCTAGCGGTCAAGAAAGTATGAAACGTGCGCGTCCAATGACGCCCAAGGATGTGCATAAAGTAGCTAAGCGAGTTGCAACGCCAGCCAAGCTCAACGAATCAAATgtagcatcaacaacaactgtcaATCGTCGAGCGCAGACACCAAATGGCGCTGCAAGTGGCAGTGTGGTGCAGGTCAAGAAGAAAAAGGTCAGCGAAATTGATCGTTTGATGGGTGACGAAGGCGCCGCCAATATGATGCAGGCCGTGGAGCGAGAGCAGCGTGAACTTAGCGGTGGCGAGTCGCCTAACAAACCGTTGATGCGTAAACGTTCGCTGACCATCACTGGACGC cagcagcaaccaccgAAAGCAAATGCCAGCGAGTTGATGTCACCCACAACACCGAAAAAGGAGAGTCCACCCAAAGCCTATAAACGTGCCTCGACACCCGCGGCTGCCATCGATGCTGTGTTCAAGAACAACAAGGCAGCAACACCGAAGCCCCAACCCTCCGACTCCTGGGATTATGTGTACAAACAGCGGGCGAGCGAAGAGTCGATGATTATGCGACGACGTTCCAATAGCTCCTATTCGAGCAATGCTTCGGCGAGTCGCCTTTCGCTAGACAATCGGCCAGCTGCCGTTGCCAATCTGTCGGACGATGCATCCGACGCGCCTGCCAATGATCCAGCATTCAAGTTCTTGAAACCGGAGACAAAAACCAACCAAAGAAACGATGGCAGTCCACCGCAAACGCTGGCGAATGATttgaaacagcagcaattgccaAAGGAATCGAAAGCGTCAGCGAAAACGGAGCTGATTACGCTGCATAAGCTGGAGAAGGTGTCGCAGCTGATCGTCAATATGCAGCCATCGAAGACCGGTTACACCTAcaaattgcagttgctgcagaAACTGACGGAAATGCTCAATAAACTAGCCAAGAGCAATGACTGCAACACAGTGCTGTTGAGCGTGGGGCAGGGACAAACATTTTGCCAGGGCATCGACTGCCAGGAACTGATTGCATCTGCGCTCGACAAACGCAAATCAGGCGCCAACCAATTGGGATTGGTCTTAAA aACATATCTGCGAACTTTATTAACATTCCCCAAGCCTCTGGTGGCTGGCGTTGTGGGAAACCTCAAGAATCTGGGCGTTATGCAATTGCCGCTGTTTGACTATGTTGTCTCCGCCGATGACTGCAGCCTTGAGACAAGCTATGCCAAGCTTGGCCAGCTGCCAGAGGGTTATGCGCTCTGGCACAATCATCCAAAGGTCTCCAGTCAAGTT CACAATCGTCTCTTTTTGCTGGGCGAGCAGCTGCAGGCACTGGAGTTAGTGACAACAGTCGGAGGGAATAGCTTTATTGACAAGTGCTGCAAGGCACGCAGTGTCAACGACGAGGCGCTCGAAGTGGCCAAACTTATTTCCAACAGCACAGCTGAG CATTATCGCGGGCTCAAGAAGCTAAATCAGACGGCGAATGCGGCGTTGCTGCCATCGCTGGATGCAGAGTTCAAAATCCTGACAGAGCAATGGGCATCGGCACAGTTTCAGGCCAATTGCAAGCGCTATGTGAGCGATCTTAACATATAG
- the LOC117572300 gene encoding nucleolar protein dao-5 isoform X2 → MAETADDNKLKEKLGATPPLPQPKTEETNSVAAEEERGEQEEAEAEKAGPAKSKHEDIKIPEDDKIDKLDELSSLEQEIAKMHNLQHDDDTETETDQLAKELAEQVKDAGDSAATENGNASNEAQLTDELVSRRRTPVNHNKDETASAATLKDVDLIALLKGTDQEQEQPTAAAAPAADQKSIELALAELDNVGVTIEGEGQYEIMEIDDGDNGSAASPVVLPAAVAAAAPKSAAKGKAKLSPEQARAVALEQMADLKAQTARRKEAAAKQQQQQQQQQPQQQPMDIVSSLNDDWNEYDSGSDNNSNSHSNANSNLTAASKRPIAKKASKASSESVGNAKALTKSPTQSALDKLKAATTVEPANNNSSPEATGYKRTRVIKRKIIWDPDMPDAQKSLAQYATTKAGGSNSASPTATATVTSERPTTPRASGQESMKRARPMTPKDVHKVAKRVATPAKLNESNVASTTTVNRRAQTPNGAASGSVVQVKKKKVSEIDRLMGDEGAANMMQAVEREQRELSGGESPNKPLMRKRSLTITGRQQPPKANASELMSPTTPKKESPPKAYKRASTPAAAIDAVFKNNKAATPKPQPSDSWDYVYKQRASEESMIMRRRSNSSYSSNASASRLSLDNRPAAVANLSDDASDAPANDPAFKFLKPETKTNQRNDGSPPQTLANDLKQQQLPKESKASAKTELITLHKLEKVSQLIVNMQPSKTGYTYKLQLLQKLTEMLNKLAKSNDCNTVLLSVGQGQTFCQGIDCQELIASALDKRKSGANQLGLVLKTYLRTLLTFPKPLVAGVVGNLKNLGVMQLPLFDYVVSADDCSLETSYAKLGQLPEGYALWHNHPKVSSQVHNRLFLLGEQLQALELVTTVGGNSFIDKCCKARSVNDEALEVAKLISNSTAEHYRGLKKLNQTANAALLPSLDAEFKILTEQWASAQFQANCKRYVSDLNI, encoded by the exons ATGGCTGAAACAGCAGACGACAATAAATTGAAGGAAAAACTGGGCGCAACGCCGCCGTTGCCACAGCCGAAAACAGAAGAAACAAACAGCGTTGCGGCAGAAGAAGAACGAGGcgaacaagaagaagcagaagcagaaaaagCGGGCCCAGCGAAATCTAAACATGAGGATATCAAAATACCAGAGGATGATAAAATTGACAAACTGGATGAGTTGAGCTCATTGGAGCAGGAAATAGCCAAAATGCATAATTTACAGCACGACGAcgacacagagacagagacggatCAATTGGCTAAAGAGCTGGCGGAGCAGGTGAAAGATGCGGGCGACAGCGCCGCGACTGAAAATGGCAACGCCAGCAATGAGGCACAACTGACGGATGAGCTGGTGTCACGTCGTCGCACACCAGTCAATCACAATAAAGACGAGACGGCATCGGCAGCCACACTGAAGGATGTGGATCTAATAGCGCTGCTCAAGGGCACTGatcaggagcaggagcaaccaacagctgcagcggcaCCGGCAGCCGATCAAAAATCCATTGAACTGGCGCTGGCCGAGTTGGACAACGTAGGCGTGACCATTGAGGGCGAGGGTCAATACGAGATAATGGAAATTGATGATGGTGACAATGGCAGCGCTGCCAGTCCAGTTGTGTTGCcggcagcagttgctgctgccgctccCAAAAGTGCAGCCAAGGGTAAGGCGAAGCTATCTCCAGAACAAGCGCGTGCTGTGGCCCTCGAGCAAATGGCAGATTTAAAAGCGCAAACAGCGCGTCGCAAAGAAGCAGCtgccaagcaacagcagcagcagcaacaacagcagccgcagcagcagccgatgGATATTGTTAGCTCACTGAATGACGATTGGAACGAATAtgacagcggcagcgacaacaactcCAATTCCCACTCTAATGCTAATTCCAATTTGACAGCTGCGAGCAAAAGGCCAATCGCAAAGAAGGCAAGCAAAGCCAGCAGCGAATCTGTGGGCAATGCGAAGGCGCTGACCAAGTCACCCACGCAGAGCGCACTGGATAAGCTGAAGGCAGCGACGACAGTGGAGCCGGCGAATAACAACAGTAGCCCAGAAGCCACAG GCTATAAACGCACTCGGGTTATTAAACGGAAAATCATTTGGGATCCCGATATGCCAGATGCACAGAAATCCCTGGCGCAATATGCTACAACAAAGGCAGGCGGTTCAAACAGCGCCAGtccaacagccacagcaacagtgACAAGTGAGCGACCTACAACACCGCGTGCTAGCGGTCAAGAAAGTATGAAACGTGCGCGTCCAATGACGCCCAAGGATGTGCATAAAGTAGCTAAGCGAGTTGCAACGCCAGCCAAGCTCAACGAATCAAATgtagcatcaacaacaactgtcaATCGTCGAGCGCAGACACCAAATGGCGCTGCAAGTGGCAGTGTGGTGCAGGTCAAGAAGAAAAAGGTCAGCGAAATTGATCGTTTGATGGGTGACGAAGGCGCCGCCAATATGATGCAGGCCGTGGAGCGAGAGCAGCGTGAACTTAGCGGTGGCGAGTCGCCTAACAAACCGTTGATGCGTAAACGTTCGCTGACCATCACTGGACGC cagcaaccaccgAAAGCAAATGCCAGCGAGTTGATGTCACCCACAACACCGAAAAAGGAGAGTCCACCCAAAGCCTATAAACGTGCCTCGACACCCGCGGCTGCCATCGATGCTGTGTTCAAGAACAACAAGGCAGCAACACCGAAGCCCCAACCCTCCGACTCCTGGGATTATGTGTACAAACAGCGGGCGAGCGAAGAGTCGATGATTATGCGACGACGTTCCAATAGCTCCTATTCGAGCAATGCTTCGGCGAGTCGCCTTTCGCTAGACAATCGGCCAGCTGCCGTTGCCAATCTGTCGGACGATGCATCCGACGCGCCTGCCAATGATCCAGCATTCAAGTTCTTGAAACCGGAGACAAAAACCAACCAAAGAAACGATGGCAGTCCACCGCAAACGCTGGCGAATGATttgaaacagcagcaattgccaAAGGAATCGAAAGCGTCAGCGAAAACGGAGCTGATTACGCTGCATAAGCTGGAGAAGGTGTCGCAGCTGATCGTCAATATGCAGCCATCGAAGACCGGTTACACCTAcaaattgcagttgctgcagaAACTGACGGAAATGCTCAATAAACTAGCCAAGAGCAATGACTGCAACACAGTGCTGTTGAGCGTGGGGCAGGGACAAACATTTTGCCAGGGCATCGACTGCCAGGAACTGATTGCATCTGCGCTCGACAAACGCAAATCAGGCGCCAACCAATTGGGATTGGTCTTAAA aACATATCTGCGAACTTTATTAACATTCCCCAAGCCTCTGGTGGCTGGCGTTGTGGGAAACCTCAAGAATCTGGGCGTTATGCAATTGCCGCTGTTTGACTATGTTGTCTCCGCCGATGACTGCAGCCTTGAGACAAGCTATGCCAAGCTTGGCCAGCTGCCAGAGGGTTATGCGCTCTGGCACAATCATCCAAAGGTCTCCAGTCAAGTT CACAATCGTCTCTTTTTGCTGGGCGAGCAGCTGCAGGCACTGGAGTTAGTGACAACAGTCGGAGGGAATAGCTTTATTGACAAGTGCTGCAAGGCACGCAGTGTCAACGACGAGGCGCTCGAAGTGGCCAAACTTATTTCCAACAGCACAGCTGAG CATTATCGCGGGCTCAAGAAGCTAAATCAGACGGCGAATGCGGCGTTGCTGCCATCGCTGGATGCAGAGTTCAAAATCCTGACAGAGCAATGGGCATCGGCACAGTTTCAGGCCAATTGCAAGCGCTATGTGAGCGATCTTAACATATAG
- the LOC117572302 gene encoding uncharacterized protein LOC117572302: MLHTESLPTHQGIYTPLSQAMTDSESDEEIEIHNATKHQRQRQQLQQQLQQQQQQHQQQLQSQQQQQQLQRNRSRIPPSTLALKSPHTRTTTATRIVGGGSQLKPQQQHTQQQQQHSKFKSDNSSNNSSSYTTNMQNTFRSVMLSDLGSSAAVGGGNVGVEFSNFNGGGGDYDVSADNVAILGNSQTDDIHKHLPMSTRRRCCFIASLLLCLFAVVGFVWLLPCGNADGTGACPAPVDRLKTHNWLNNYTKIELRGGVNVVAGLRAWENNLVFLYRGDVFFPEFRATNHKRNGIISLLGSSGAVAWYDETVDEPVAIDCTLLDVDSNGKPDCLVIDEYGELGVINSASGQWHWRFMEHSARKLDAYDFPLILPDIDGDGVLDILLISSISLEQRTKTFVQQQHTPGSPAAAQLEARNVLRLLSGRRGVPIGDGFRVLDCAQLSRLQLSNAANAAATLSVSYSCQRSDNHTEEQRSKSLAALYQLITNKSLVGQRLLPASKIAQHRRHGQRKDTEAQRNVYSLSGRELTVENRGKCPDCNVTLVLTESRNGQRFTLRNFTNSGMYGMVPAQWHFKNTKMSGFVMKFWKWHSNAVRQTQPQQQQSQQQSQASNSVDKTSNYTNSTSSSSAKHLNAIKEKDKSKDKSYSKTAATSQQQQQQKKQQQQQQQQHQRLKREQQHEFPAQHEEFDDFEHLLPIEKRDTFNVLATKNQRKLNGNSPAAQLMKNYKMQMTTETVILVLFIGADTRIENTSQSNIVQFCRSDRNEMICQPDLINQENSMLIADLDMDGSQELVSYMSTFVPADDDPVNNWKLVSYVRLLRLQSELPYFYEQEKHN, from the coding sequence atcacagcagcagcaacaacaactgcaacgtAATCGCAGCCGCATACCACCAAGTACGTTGGCATTAAAGTCGCCCCACACACGTACCACAACAGCCACACGTATTGTGGGTGGCGGGTCACAGTTgaaaccacagcagcaacatacacagcaacagcagcaacattcaaaatttaagtcggacaacagcagcaacaatagcagcagctaCACCACCAACATGCAAAATACATTTCGCTCCGTGATGCTTAGCGATCTAGGCAGCTCAGCAGCCGTTGGAGGCGGCAATGTGGGCGTCGAGTTCTCCAATTTcaatggcggcggcggtgACTACGATGTGAGTGCCGACAATGTGGCCATCTTGGGCAACAGTCAAACCGACGACATACACAAACATCTGCCCATGTCGacgcgacgtcgctgctgtttCATTGCCTCCTTGCTGCTCTGCCTGTTCGCCGTTGTAGGCTTCGTTTGGCTGCTGCCCTGCGGCAATGCCGATGGCACTGGCGCCTGTCCAGCGCCCGTGGATCGCCTGAAGACGCACAACTGGCTGAACAACTACACAAAGATAGAGCTAAGAGGTGGCGTTAATGTTGTGGCCGGTTTGCGTGCCTGGGAGAATAATCTGGTGTTTCTGTATCGTGGCGATGTCTTCTTCCCCGAATTTCGTGCCACAAATCACAAACGCAATGGCATCATCTCATTGCTGGGCAGCTCGGGCGCCGTCGCCTGGTACGATGAGACAGTGGATGAGCCGGTGGCCATTGATTGCACACTGCTCGATGTGGACAGCAATGGCAAACCGGATTGCCTGGTGATCGATGAGTACGGCGAACTGGGCGTCATCAATTCGGCCAGCGGTCAGTGGCATTGGCGTTTCATGGAGCATTCGGCACGCAAACTGGATGCCTATGATTTCCCACTCATACTGCCCGACATCGATGGCGACGGTGTGCTGGACATACTGCTCATCTCGAGCATATCACTGGAGCAGCGCACCAAAACttttgtgcagcagcaacacacgCCGGGCTCACCAGCAGCCGCCCAACTGGAGGCACGCAATGTGCTGCGTTTGCTGTCCGGTCGCCGTGGCGTACCCATTGGCGATGGATTTCGAGTGCTCGACTGCGCGCAGCTGTCGCGATTACAGCTATCGAATGCGGCCAATGCGGCTGCCACGCTCAGCGTTAGCTACAGCTGCCAGCGCAGCGACAACCACACGGAGGAACAGCGCTCCAAGTCGCTGGCCGCGCTGTATCAGTTGATCACCAACAAATCGTTAGTGGGACAACGTTTGTTGCCCGCCTCCAAGATTGCGCAGCATCGTCGCCATGGCCAGCGCAAGGATACCGAGGCACAGCGCAATGTTTACTCGCTGAGCGGACGGGAGTTGACTGTGGAGAATCGCGGCAAGTGCCCCGACTGCAATGTGACGCTGGTGTTGACCGAAAGTCGCAATGGCCAGCGTTTCACACTAAGGAATTTCACCAATAGCGGAATGTATGGCATGGTGCCGGCTCAGTGGCATTTTAAGAACACCAAGATGTCTGGCTTTGTGATGAAGTTCTGGAAGTGGCACAGCAACGCAGTCAGACagacacagccacagcagcaacagtcgcaaCAGCAATCACAGGCTAGCAATAGCGTGGATAAGACAAGCAACTATACAAACAGCACGAGCAGCAGCTCCGCAAAGCATCTGAATGCCATTAAGGAGAAGGACAAGAGCAAGGACAAGTCATACAGcaagacagcagcaacatcacaacaacagcagcagcagaagaagcagcaacaacagcaacagcagcaacatcagagACTTAAACGCGAACAGCAACATGAATTCCCAGCACAGCACGAGGAATTCGATGACTTTGAGCACTTGCTGCCGATCGAAAAACGCGACACATTCAATGTGCTCGCCACGAAGAATCAACGTAAACTTAATGGCAACAGTCCCGCCGCACAGTTGatgaaaaactataaaatgcaaatgaccACAGAGACGGTTATTCTGGTGCTCTTCATTGGCGCCGACACACGGATCGAGAACACATCGCAGAGCAATATTGTGCAGTTCTGTCGCAGCGATCGCAACGAAATGATTTGCCAGCCGGATCTCATTAATCAGGAGAACTCAATGCTGATTGCCGATCTCGATATGGATGGCTCACAGGAGCTGGTGTCGTACATGTCCACGTTTGTGCCCGCCGACGACGATCCCGTGAACAATTGGAAGCTCGTTAGCTATGTGCGTCTCTTGCGTCTTCAGTCCGAGCTGCCTTATTTCTATGAGCAGGAAAAACACAACTAG